The following coding sequences are from one Saccopteryx bilineata isolate mSacBil1 chromosome 3, mSacBil1_pri_phased_curated, whole genome shotgun sequence window:
- the LRATD2 gene encoding protein LRATD2, whose product MGNQMEKLTHLSYKEVPTADPTGMDRDEGPRIGVSYIFSNDDEDVEPQPPPQGPDGGGSTKGGDGPPLPPPQPYDPRLHEVECSVFYREECIYQKSFAPGSTALSTYTPENLLNKCKPGDLVEFVSQAQYPHWAVYVGNFQVVHLHRLEVSNSFLTDASQGRRGRVVNDLYRYKPLSPSAVVRNALAHVGAKERELSWRNSESFAAWCRYGKREFKIGGELRIGKQPYRLQIQLSAQRSHTLEFQSLEDLIMEKRRNDQIGRAAVLQELAMHLHPAEPEEGDSDAARTTPPPERPPAPGWEEEDRQAVVH is encoded by the coding sequence ATGGGCaaccagatggagaaactgacCCACCTAAGTTATAAAGAAGTTCCCACAGCCGATCCGACTGGCATGGACCGGGACGAAGGGCCTCGCATCGGGGTCTCTTACATCTTTTCCAATGACGACGAGGACGTGGAGCCGCAGCCGCCGCCCCAGGGGCCGGATGGCGGTGGCTCAACCAAAGGCGGGGACGGGCCACCGCTACCCCCACCGCAGCCCTACGACCCTCGGTTGCACGAAGTGGAGTGCTCCGTGTTCTACCGCGAGGAGTGCATCTACCAGAAAAGCTTCGCACCAGGCTCCACGGCGCTGAGCACCTACACGCCCGAGAACCTGCTCAACAAGTGCAAGCCTGGCGACCTGGTGGAGTTCGTGTCGCAAGCGCAGTACCCGCACTGGGCTGTATACGTGGGCAACTTCCAGGTGGTGCACTTGCACCGACTGGAGGTGAGCAACAGCTTCCTGACCGACGCGAGCCAGGGCCGGCGTGGCCGCGTGGTGAACGATCTGTACCGCTACAAGCCGCTCAGCCCCAGCGCCGTGGTGCGCAACGCGCTGGCGCACGTGGGCGCCAAGGAGCGCGAGCTGAGCTGGCGCAACTCCGAGAGCTTCGCCGCCTGGTGCCGCTACGGCAAGCGGGAGTTCAAGATCGGCGGCGAGCTGCGCATCGGCAAGCAGCCCTACCGGCTGCAGATCCAGCTCTCTGCGCAGCGCAGCCACACGCTCGAGTTCCAGAGCCTGGAGGACCTGATCATGGAGAAGCGGCGCAACGACCAGATCGGGCGTGCAGCCGTGCTGCAGGAGCTCGCCATGCACCTGCACCCGGCCGAGCCGGAAGAGGGCGACAGCGACGCTGCGCGGACTACGCCGCCTCCCGAGCGCCCCCCTGCGCCCggctgggaggaggaggaccGACAGGCGGTGGTGCACTGA